The Pukyongia salina genome segment GTATTGAATGAGACCTACGATTTTATTGTTTGCTGTGAAGTAATAGAACATTTTAAAAAGCCACAAAAGGAATTTAGCCTGTTGAAACGTCTACTTAAACCGGATGGAAAGCTTTATTGTATGACCCACCTGCTGTGTGAACCCAGGGATTTCACGAACTGGTATTACAAGGACGATCCTACTCATGTTATTTTTTATATGGAGGAAAATCTTAGATGGATACGAGATAACTTCGGTTTTTCGGAAGTAAAGATCGATGAAAGATTAATTGTCTTCTCGAGGTAGGAAGTTCGGGACTTTGGTAAAAATCAGCGCTGATCAAATCTTTTTCGCTTCCTCCCAATAGACATCCATTTCGGCAAGCGTCATTTCTTTGAGAGGCTTTCCCAATTCCTTGGATTTATTCTCCAGGTATTGAAATCGCTTGATGAATTTTTTATTGGTGCGTTCCAGGGCATTCTCAGGATCTACTTTTAAGAAGCGGGCATAATTGATCATCGAGAAAAGGACGTCTCCAAACTCTTGTTCAATTCGTGGTCTGTTTCCCTCTCCCACTTCGTGTTGCAGTTCTTCCAGTTCTTCTTTTAGTTTTTCGAAAACCTGCTCCGGCTCTTCCCAATCGAAACCTACCCCGGCCACCTTATCCTGGATGCGATTGGCTTTCACCAATGCAGGCAGAGACACCGGCACGCCTTCTAACACGCTTTTCTTCCCTTCTTTAAGTTTGAGTTTTTCCCAGTTTTGTTTCACTTCCTCTTCATTGGCCACACTAATATCTCCATAGATATGTGGGTGCCTGGAAATGAGTTTTTCACAAATATCGTTGGCTACATCGGCTATGTCGAAATCCCTGGTTTCACTACCTATTTTAGCGTAGAAAACAATGTGGAGTAAAAGATCTCCCAGTTCTTTTTTTACTTCGGAAAGGTCCTGATCCAGGATGGCATCGCCAAGTTCGTAGGTCTCTTCGATAGTGAGATGCCGAAGGCTTTCCATGGTTTGTTTTTTATCCCATGGGCATTGTTCGCGCAACTCGTCCATGATGGTGAGCAGGCGATCGAAAGCCTTAAGCTGTTGTTCTCTGGAATTCATAAAAACAAAGCTACTTTAAAAGGTCTTCAGAAATAAAAAGAGTTATTAAAAGAGATTAACAAACGGAAATGTCTATTCTTCTTCCGAAGAATCTGCCTCAGTAAACTGAGTGATCCCGTGTTTTTGCAGCAAATTGTACCACTGCACCACTTTTTTGATATCGCTGGCATACACACGGTCCTCGTCGTAATCCGGCAGGACTTCAAAGAAGTATTCTTCCAGCTCGTCCTTCGATGCCTTGTGGTTGATAGCCGGTCCGCCATTCTCTTTTTCAGAGATCCTGGAGAAGACTTCTCGCAGAGGAACCTCTTCTGTAAGAGTGTAGATCGCTATTTCTGATAACAGGCTTACATTATGCCTACCGCTTACACTTATCTTCTTGCCATCGATAAGGGATTCTGCTAAAAAGCCACTACGTGTTTGGGTCTTCAATTCATATAGCCCCGGCTTTCCTGAAATAGATAAAATCTTCTCTAAACTCATAATGTAATTTGCTGTATTCGGCGGCAAATATCCTGTGTAAGTTTTAGTTTTGCAAGAGCATTAACGTTTCTTTTTGGCCATAGGGAACTTCATACGGTAGGATACATCGATCTTCCCTTTAGAAATGTTGGCCAATCTGCCTTTGATAAGTCGTTTTTTAAGTGGTGAGAGCTTATCTGTAAACAGAATTCCTTCTATATGGTCGTATTCGTGCTGTATGATCCTGGCTACAATACCATCGAAGGTCTCTTTATGTTTTTTAAAGTTCTCATCCTGGTACTCAATGGTGATCTGCGGCTTTCTAAAAACATCCTCGTTAATATCGGGTATACTAAGGCACCCTTCGTTAAAAGCCCATTCGTCACCTGTTTCTTCAACGATCTTTGCGTTTATAAAAACTTTTTTAAAGGTAGAAACAAATTCTCTTTCGTCTTCGGTAAGATCGTCGTCATCCTCAAAAGGTGTGGCGTCTACAATGAACAATCGTATGGGTAAACCTATCTGCGGAGCAGCAAGGCCAATACCTCTGGCACCATACATGGTCTCGAACATATTCTCCAATAGCTCGTCCAGTTTTGGATAATCCTCGTTGATCTCTTTGGCTTTTTGTCTTAGCACAGGATCGCCGTATGCCACTATGGGTAAAATCATAATCTTATTGCTTATATAAATATTCCTGAAGGATGATAGTGGCACTGATCTCATCGAGCAAGGCCTTATCCCGGCGCTTTTTCTTTTTCAAACCACCGTCGATCATAGATTGAAAAGCCTGCTTACTACTATACCGCTCGTCTACCCGTTGCACCTCCATGGTGGGGAATTTATTAGTAAAGGCCGTGAGAAATTCTTTGATGTTCTCTTCTACGTCACTGTGTGTACCATCCTTCTGTTTGGGCTCGCCTACCAGGATAAGATCTACTATTTCTTTTTCAAAATAATTCTCTAAAAAAGACATTAATTCTTCGGTTGAAACGGTAGTTAGACCGGAGGCGATGATGCGTAATTCGTCCGTCACCGCTATCCCGGTTCGCTTTGTTCCATAGTCTAATGCCAGTATGCGTCCCATTCAGTGCGCAAAAATACCGATTTGTTAAATAGTATGCTAAAAATTACATCCAATTTAACCACAGGGCTTATCTTTGTAAAAATTAAAAAGACCTATGACTGAGCTTCAGGAACGCATTGAAAAAGCCTGGGACGACCGCTCCCTCCTCAACGAAACAGATACCAAAAATGCCATTCGCGAAGTTGTGAACTTCTGCGATGCAGGTAAATTGAGATGTGCCGAACCAACGGCCGATGGCTGGCAGGTAAACGAGTGGGTGAAAAAGGCGATCGTACTTTATTTTCCTATTGAAAAAATGGAGACTTCCGAAGCAGGGATATTTGAATATCACGATAAGATCCCGCTAAAAACGGGCTATCAGGAAAAAGGAGTTCGGGTAGTTCCCAATGCAGTGGCACGACATGGCGCCTATATATCTAAAGGTGTGATCCTTATGCCAAGCTATGTGAATATTGGAGCCTATGTAGACGAAGGGACCATGGTAGATACCTGGGCCACAGTAGGTAGCTGCGCGCAGATTGGTAAGAATGTTCACCTCAGTGGTGGTGTGGGTATTGGCGGTGTTTTAGAGCCCTTACAGGCGGCGCCCGTAATCATTGAGGATAATTGCTTTATCGGTTCCCGTTGTATAGTTGTAGAGGGAGTTCGGGTGGAGACGGAAGCAGTTTTAGGAGCAAACGTGGTACTTACCGCCTCTACAAAGATCATCGATGTTACCGGAGATGAACCTGTTGAAATGAAGGGACGTGTTCCGGCAAGATCCGTAGTGATCCCGGGGAGTTATGCCAAGAAATTTCCGGCGGGAGAATACAATGTGCCTTGTGCCCTTATCATTGGTACCCGAAAAGCAAGCACCAATAAGAAAACCTCGCTCAATGACGCGCTGCGCGAATACAATGTATCGGTGTAGTGATAAGCAACTTCAGTAAGAATAAAATTAGCCAACCATAGCAGGAGTACACAGCTGGATATAAATTTAAATTTTGTTAGCCGGAGTTTCTGCGTCTTCGCCTCACCTTCTTAGCATTTACCTTTTTCTGAAAAGCCCTGCTGTAATGGGTCATAAGTGAATGTGTGAGTTCGAAAGTATTGTTTGATAGCTTCGCATAGGTATCTGCCATGATGTTGATCATGTGCTTAGACAACCACAGCCTCCTGAAATTACGCATACGCTTTTCGAAAGACATAGATTCGAACTTCATTCTGTTCAGATCGATAAGATAGAAGTCGTAAGCACCCTTACCTTTCTCCACGATAAGTGTATTCCCGGGAGAATGATCCAGAAAGTTCACCTTGTTCTCATG includes the following:
- the ruvX gene encoding Holliday junction resolvase RuvX, yielding MGRILALDYGTKRTGIAVTDELRIIASGLTTVSTEELMSFLENYFEKEIVDLILVGEPKQKDGTHSDVEENIKEFLTAFTNKFPTMEVQRVDERYSSKQAFQSMIDGGLKKKKRRDKALLDEISATIILQEYLYKQ
- a CDS encoding DUF5606 family protein — protein: MSLEKILSISGKPGLYELKTQTRSGFLAESLIDGKKISVSGRHNVSLLSEIAIYTLTEEVPLREVFSRISEKENGGPAINHKASKDELEEYFFEVLPDYDEDRVYASDIKKVVQWYNLLQKHGITQFTEADSSEEE
- the def gene encoding peptide deformylase, which produces MILPIVAYGDPVLRQKAKEINEDYPKLDELLENMFETMYGARGIGLAAPQIGLPIRLFIVDATPFEDDDDLTEDEREFVSTFKKVFINAKIVEETGDEWAFNEGCLSIPDINEDVFRKPQITIEYQDENFKKHKETFDGIVARIIQHEYDHIEGILFTDKLSPLKKRLIKGRLANISKGKIDVSYRMKFPMAKKKR
- the mazG gene encoding nucleoside triphosphate pyrophosphohydrolase, which translates into the protein MNSREQQLKAFDRLLTIMDELREQCPWDKKQTMESLRHLTIEETYELGDAILDQDLSEVKKELGDLLLHIVFYAKIGSETRDFDIADVANDICEKLISRHPHIYGDISVANEEEVKQNWEKLKLKEGKKSVLEGVPVSLPALVKANRIQDKVAGVGFDWEEPEQVFEKLKEELEELQHEVGEGNRPRIEQEFGDVLFSMINYARFLKVDPENALERTNKKFIKRFQYLENKSKELGKPLKEMTLAEMDVYWEEAKKI
- a CDS encoding 2,3,4,5-tetrahydropyridine-2,6-dicarboxylate N-succinyltransferase is translated as MTELQERIEKAWDDRSLLNETDTKNAIREVVNFCDAGKLRCAEPTADGWQVNEWVKKAIVLYFPIEKMETSEAGIFEYHDKIPLKTGYQEKGVRVVPNAVARHGAYISKGVILMPSYVNIGAYVDEGTMVDTWATVGSCAQIGKNVHLSGGVGIGGVLEPLQAAPVIIEDNCFIGSRCIVVEGVRVETEAVLGANVVLTASTKIIDVTGDEPVEMKGRVPARSVVIPGSYAKKFPAGEYNVPCALIIGTRKASTNKKTSLNDALREYNVSV